A stretch of the Veillonella parvula DSM 2008 genome encodes the following:
- the fapR gene encoding transcription factor FapR has protein sequence MSRLKKQERQKQLQEKLNITPFLTDEELATHFGVSVPTIRLDRLELGIPELRERIRVMATGQSHEMAEHVSYEVVGELIDVTEGHQALSMLRTTADMEDQFGYVEPQYLYAQANSLAKVVMGTTVCSAEVGNIKYKNPVGSGTNLVAKAEIVRRRGNKFFIWVIIRDKIKEVFRAKFIMESVENRV, from the coding sequence ATGAGTCGGTTAAAGAAGCAAGAGCGCCAGAAGCAGTTACAAGAAAAACTGAATATTACGCCATTTCTTACTGATGAAGAATTGGCAACACACTTTGGTGTAAGTGTGCCAACAATTCGTCTCGATCGACTAGAATTGGGTATTCCTGAATTGCGTGAACGCATTCGTGTTATGGCTACAGGTCAATCACATGAAATGGCAGAACATGTATCATATGAAGTGGTTGGCGAATTGATTGATGTCACCGAGGGGCACCAAGCATTATCTATGTTGCGTACTACGGCTGATATGGAAGATCAATTCGGATATGTAGAACCGCAGTATTTATATGCGCAAGCAAATTCCCTTGCAAAAGTGGTTATGGGGACGACTGTTTGCTCTGCGGAAGTTGGAAATATAAAATATAAAAACCCGGTAGGATCTGGTACTAATTTGGTAGCGAAAGCAGAAATTGTTCGTCGCCGAGGTAATAAGTTCTTTATTTGGGTTATAATAAGAGATAAAATAAAAGAAGTGTTTCGCGCAAAATTTATTATGGAATCCGTAGAGAATAGGGTGTAA
- the plsX gene encoding phosphate acyltransferase PlsX, whose translation MKIAIDAMGGDFAPMETVLGSIEAVRANQHIEVVLVGDEQQIFDILEANNEAKNPRISVHHASQVIGMDEHPGQALRKKKDASVVVATSLVRDNRCDAVIAPGSTGAAVAAALFGLGRIKGIDRPVIATPMPTVSGITVMLDSGANSNSKPKHLVQGALMGSEYAKLLLGKENPTVGLLNIGEEATKGNDVVLATYPILEGMKTINFKGNIEGRDIPKGAVDVVVCDGFVGNVVLKFAEGLVTGLTQLVKDSIMAGSIFAKIGAMLVKPALKKMAKRLDHTENGGAPLLGVNGVFMIAHGSSKAKEIKTAIEIASDLVERKIIQHIRETMDIEGALKYDYDE comes from the coding sequence ATGAAAATTGCAATAGACGCCATGGGTGGCGACTTTGCTCCAATGGAGACTGTACTTGGATCCATTGAAGCCGTACGAGCAAATCAACACATTGAAGTGGTGCTCGTCGGCGATGAGCAGCAAATTTTTGATATATTAGAAGCTAATAATGAAGCTAAGAATCCACGTATTTCTGTACATCATGCTAGCCAGGTAATCGGCATGGATGAACATCCAGGTCAAGCATTGCGCAAGAAAAAAGATGCATCTGTTGTGGTCGCTACTTCGTTGGTTCGCGATAATCGTTGTGATGCTGTAATTGCTCCGGGGAGTACGGGAGCTGCTGTTGCAGCGGCTTTGTTTGGTCTCGGTCGCATTAAGGGCATTGACCGCCCTGTCATTGCAACTCCAATGCCAACGGTAAGTGGTATAACAGTTATGTTAGACTCTGGTGCAAATTCTAATAGTAAACCTAAACATCTTGTACAAGGTGCTTTAATGGGGTCTGAATACGCTAAGCTTTTATTAGGAAAAGAAAATCCTACTGTAGGATTGTTAAATATTGGTGAAGAGGCCACAAAGGGGAACGATGTCGTATTGGCGACGTATCCGATTTTGGAGGGTATGAAGACTATCAATTTTAAAGGAAATATTGAAGGTCGTGATATTCCTAAAGGTGCCGTTGATGTTGTCGTATGTGATGGCTTCGTAGGCAATGTGGTACTTAAATTTGCGGAAGGTTTAGTAACAGGTCTTACGCAATTAGTAAAGGATAGTATCATGGCAGGAAGTATTTTCGCCAAGATAGGAGCTATGCTTGTAAAGCCAGCTTTGAAAAAGATGGCAAAACGTTTGGATCACACAGAAAATGGTGGTGCTCCGCTCTTGGGAGTTAATGGGGTATTCATGATTGCTCATGGTAGTTCTAAAGCAAAAGAAATAAAAACTGCTATTGAAATTGCTAGTGATTTAGTAGAGCGTAAAATTATTCAACACATAAGAGAAACGATGGATATTGAAGGAGCCTTAAAGTATGACTATGATGAATAA